The genomic stretch ACCTGCCCTTTTAGTTTGTCAGAATATAGGACCGGCCAGAAAGATGACCTGAGTACGGGAAAGGAGTCTGAAATTGGCGCAGGAAATAATCGAGGTTCCGATAACCGGCAAGATCACCAGCGTGGAAGTTAAACTGGATGATACTGTGAATGAGGGAGACGTAATTTGCTTTATCGAGTCAATGAAGATGGAGAACCCGATAGTGACCCCGGTAGGCGGTAAGGTTATCGAGATTAAAGTTTCCGCCGGGCAGATGGTGGAGACCGGGAACACAATCGCAATCATTGAGTACTGAGCAGAAAGTGTAGGCAAGGACAGGATGATTGATGCTCTTTGGATCGTTCTCCTCGGCATGGTGATTATTTTTGCGGTGCTGACGGTCTTATTAGGGGTTATGACCCTGGTGATTAGGTTTACCCGCCCCAAAGCCAAAACGGGGGAGAGCGGTAAATAATGGATATACCGGCGGGCGAATTTTTTGGTTTTCTCAGCTTGACCTGGCAATCGGCAGTGATGATGCTTATTGCCGGACTTTTGATGTGGCTCGGGATTGCCAGGAAGATAGAGCCGGTTTTACTGGTGCCCATCGGCGCCGGTGCGCTACTGGGCAACATACCCCTGGGCGGGATAACTGAAGAGGGCGGCTTACTGGCGAT from Dehalococcoidales bacterium encodes the following:
- a CDS encoding biotin/lipoyl-containing protein; the encoded protein is MAQEIIEVPITGKITSVEVKLDDTVNEGDVICFIESMKMENPIVTPVGGKVIEIKVSAGQMVETGNTIAIIEY